One segment of Ipomoea triloba cultivar NCNSP0323 chromosome 12, ASM357664v1 DNA contains the following:
- the LOC115998508 gene encoding ribosomal RNA-processing protein 8, with protein MMKEDRRNRKRKRGKRGQKPAASPPPPSGDDASFAKHKSGNSSSVSALQSKTISKPNKTSSFIDKMRARLSGGHFRMINEKLYTCSGDEALNYFKQDPQLFSVYHAGYQEQMSHWPDQPVNIMIKWLKDHDPSFVVADFGCGDARLSRSVKNKVFSIDLVSNDPSVIACDMSDTPLGSSSVDVAVFCLSLMGINYPSYLQEAHRVLKPGGWLLIAEVKSRLDPNTGGADPVKFVKAVCELGYTSVLKDFSNKMFVLLHFKKKDKQKLQGREIDWPELKPCIYKRR; from the exons ATGATGAAGGAAGACAGACGGAATCGTAAAAGGAAGAGAGGGAAGCGGGGCCAAAAACCCGCCGCCTCTCCTCCGCCTCCTAGCGGAGATGATGCTTCTTTTGCTAAGCACAAATCCGGCAATTCATCCTCGGTTTCTGCCTTGCAGAGCAAAACCATCTCTAAACCCAACAAAACTTCATCTTTTATTGATAAG ATGAGGGCGAGATTGTCAGGGGGACACTTCCGTATGATTAATGAGAAGCTTTACACATGCTC TGGAGATGAGGCACTGAACTATTTCAAACAAGATCCGCAGTTGTTTAGTGTG TATCATGCAGGGTACCAAGAACAGATGTCGCATTGGCCTGATCAGCCAGTTAACATAATGATAAAGTGGCTCAAAGATCACGACCCGTCTTTTGTAGTGGCAGACTTTGGCTGTG GAGATGCACGGCTCTCAAGAAGTGTGAAGAATAAAGTTTTCTCTATTGATCTTGTGTCAAATGATCCTTCGGTTATAGCCTGTGATATGTCAGAT ACTCCTCTGGGTTCCTCATCTGTGGACGTTGCTGTGTTTTGCCTTTCACTGATGGGAATCAACTATCCAAGCTATCTTCAAGAAGCGCATCGAGTTCTTAAGCCTGG TGGGTGGCTACTGATAGCCGAGGTAAAGAGCAGACTTGACCCAAATACTGGGGGAGCAGACCCAGTGAAGTTTGTGAAAGCTGTATGTGAACTTGGATATACATCTGTGCTGAAG GATTTCTCCAATAAGATGTTTGTACTCCTCCACTTTAAGAAAAAG GATAAGCAAAAGTTGCAGGGAAGGGAAATTGATTGGCCTGAGCTCAAGCCTTGCATATACAAACGTCGTTAA